In the Flavobacterium sp. 90 genome, TTATTTAGCAGCACTTTACAAAGCCAAAGCAAATCCTGTTATGGTAGAATTGTTTGGTGGAGATTCTCATGCTAATCCTTATTATTGGAGCGGAGGAAATTCGTTTTATGACGACGAAAAGAATTTGTTAGACATGAAAACTTTTTTGGCTAAGCCAAATAAAACTGAAATAGAGAAAATTGCTTTCGGAATTTATAGTTTGAAATTGAAAGACATTAATAATTTTCAGGCTGTTCAGGCAACTTTTAAAAATAAGATTCCTGAAGCGATTGCTTTTATTCAGCAAACAGATTCTGTTCAGAATTATCAATTCTTAGGAAATCCGTTTAACGGAAATATTAAGGATTGTCACGATTGTGAACATGCTGCTTATCAGAAAAAGAAATATTCTCAGCTTGAGTTTTTAAATACAATAAAAGCGATGCAGGATAAATTGGCTCAAAAAGAGGATGTTTATACGAATAGTTTATTGTTAGGAAATGCATTCTATAATATTTCGCATTTTGGAAACGGCAGAACTTTCTATGAAATAAGTATTGTAGGTTATGGTTCAAGTCCGTATTCTTTTAGAGATTCGATGAAAAAAATGATTACGAATTGTGATCTTCCAAAAATGTATTATCAAAAAGCATTTGAAGCGGCAACTACAAAAGAGCAAAAAGCAAAATGTGTTTACTTATTGTCAAAATGCGAGCGAAACGAATTTTATAATAATAAATATAGTAATGTAACGAATTGGTGGAGTGTTGAAGATGATAAAATCAATTTTACGGCGTGGAATGGTTTCAAAGCATTGAAAAAAGAATACTCAGATACTAAGTATTATCAGGATGTAATTGCAGAATGTGGTTATTTTAATACTTATATCAGTCAATAAACTAAAAGGTATCTTAATATAAATTAAAGAGATGGTAAATAAAATAGAGCATATAGGAATTGCAGTAAAAAACATGGACGATGCAAATGTATTGTTCGAAAAGCTTTTGGGCGTTCCATCTTATAAAGAAGAGAAAGTGGAAAGTGAAGGTGTTTTGACTTCTTTTTTTCAAACAGGGACAAATAAAATTGAACTTTTGATGGCCACAAGTCCTGAAAGTCCAATTGCTAAGTTTTTAGAAAAAAAAGGAGAAGGTATTCATCACATCGCTTTTGATGTAACTGATATTTATTCAGAAATTGAACGATTGAAAAACGAAGGTTTTGTATTGATTAATGAAGTGCCAAAAAAAGGAGCAGATAATAAATTGGTTGTTTTTTTACATCCAAAAAACACAAATGGGGTCTTAGTTGAGCTTTGTCAGGAAATTCAGTAAAGAAAAATGAAATTTTTATTTTTAAATAAGGTGTTGAAAATCAATTAATTTTTTGGTGAGACCAGTTATTATTTGAAATTAAATACAAATCATGTCTCAAAATATTTGGAGTGAATGAAAAATAGTAGTAATATTGCATCCTCAAACCGGTCCTATAGCTCAGCTGGTTAGAGCACCTGACTCATAATCAGGTGGTCCCTGGTTCGAGCCCAGGTGGGACCACAAAAAGCCTCATAATTTTATGAGGCTTTTTTTTGTTTAAAACATTGTATTTGTGCAAAAAACTTATACATTTGTCAAGTAATGTCGCTGTAAACCATGGTTTTGTGCGAAATTTCAACAAAAGACCCCAAGTCTAACTTAATATACTGTGCTTGTTTTAGAGCATGTTTAAAATTATGAAAGTAATAAGAACTATTTTATTAGCTGCTGTTTTGCTATTGGTCGAATCTAGTTATGCTGACCCAAGTAATATGCCACCACCAGGAACAGCTCAGGCTACTGCTGCACCGCCCGTAGGTGGAGCCCCAATTGATCAGAATCTTGTTTTTTTGATGATTGCCGGATTAAGTCTAGGAACGGTATTTATATATAGAAATAAAATAAAAAAGGCTTCAGTGTAAATTGAAGCCTTTTTTATGTAAAATAGATTGTAGAGATTTATTTGTTTATCGAATAAAGTCTCGAGATGTATTTTCCTACTACATCAAATTCTAAGTTTATTTTAGTTCCAATTTTAAAATCCCTAAAATTCGTATGCTCGTACGTATAAGGGATAATTGATACGCTAAATTCATTTGTTTTAGAGTTTACGACAGTAAGGCTTACTCCGTTTACGGTTATAGAACCTTTTTCGATAGTAATATTGCTGAGGTTTTTGTCGTATTCAAAGGTGTAATTCCAGCTTCCGTTTGCTTCTTCGATCTTGATGCAGGTTCCGGTTTGGTCTACGTGTCCCTGAACAATATGTCCGTCAAGACGATCTCCTAGTTTCATTCCTCTTTCCAGATTTACAATATCTCCGGTTTTCCAGTCTTCAATATTTGTTTTTAAAATAGTTTCGTCAATAGCGGTTACGGTGTAAAATGAATCTTTTATCGCTACGACCGTTAGGCATATTCCGTTGTGTGAA is a window encoding:
- the mce gene encoding methylmalonyl-CoA epimerase, yielding MVNKIEHIGIAVKNMDDANVLFEKLLGVPSYKEEKVESEGVLTSFFQTGTNKIELLMATSPESPIAKFLEKKGEGIHHIAFDVTDIYSEIERLKNEGFVLINEVPKKGADNKLVVFLHPKNTNGVLVELCQEIQ
- a CDS encoding riboflavin synthase, which encodes MFTGIIETLGRIHEIQKEQGNLHITVDSSITNELKIDQSVSHNGICLTVVAIKDSFYTVTAIDETILKTNIEDWKTGDIVNLERGMKLGDRLDGHIVQGHVDQTGTCIKIEEANGSWNYTFEYDKNLSNITIEKGSITVNGVSLTVVNSKTNEFSVSIIPYTYEHTNFRDFKIGTKINLEFDVVGKYISRLYSINK